One part of the Trichoplusia ni isolate ovarian cell line Hi5 chromosome 2, tn1, whole genome shotgun sequence genome encodes these proteins:
- the LOC113503449 gene encoding cuticle protein 19-like, whose translation MNKYKRKTFLSQQDHSRYAFNYAVSDPLTKDNKAQWETRNGDVVKGSYSLVEPDGSLRVVDYAADGLTGFNAVVKKIGPGVHPPAIHAPVIHAPAIHAPVLKAAAPYTILGPVNYGFGAAPILANLPKLTSYGQWSLPWDPFTHSYGGWVPLAGPLIDKPYVTIFSTKHVNGNVHKWTTGPIPLYGRTLVLKKKH comes from the coding sequence atgaataaatataaaagaaaaacttttctTTCTCAACAGGACCATTCCCGATACGCGTTTAACTACGCAGTCAGCGATCCGTTAACAAAAGACAACAAGGCGCAATGGGAGACGAGAAACGGTGACGTGGTGAAGGGATCGTACTCGCTGGTCGAGCCTGACGGGTCCCTGCGCGTAGTGGACTACGCCGCGGACGGTCTCACCGGCTTCAACGCAGTTGTAAAGAAGATCGGACCAGGAGTACATCCTCCGGCTATCCACGCTCCAGTGATTCACGCACCAGCAATCCACGCACCAGTTTTAAAAGCCGCTGCTCCTTACACGATACTTGGACCAGTGAACTACGGCTTCGGAGCAGCGCCGATCCTTGCTAACCTACCCAAACTCACATCGTACGGACAGTGGAGCCTTCCCTGGGACCCCTTCACCCATTCGTACGGAGGTTGGGTACCGTTAGCAGGCCCCTTGATTGACAAACCCTACGTGACTATTTTCAGCACGAAGCACGTTAACGGCAATGTCCATAAGTGGACAACTGGTCCTATACCGCTGTATGGTAGAACATTAGTCTTAAAGAAAAAGCACTGA